In bacterium, the sequence CGCGCACAGCACGGCGGTCCAATCGATCTTTCCCTTGCCGGGCCGCCAGTGCACGTTCGTCGTACCGTCGTTGTCGGAGAAGTGACAATGGTAGATGCGGTCACGCAACTGGTAGATCACGGCGTGCGGGATCTCCCCAACCGGGAACAGGTGGCTCGGATCCAAGTTCATGCCGAGAATCGGCGATCCCACATGCTCGATCAGGCGCAGCATCGACGCCGCGTTGGCCATGTAGCGGTAGGGATGCGGCTCCATCGAATACCGGAGCCCGGCGGCGTGCACCGCGTTCGCGCACTGCCGCACCGAGTCGACGTAGAACTCCCAGTTCCGCTTCCAGTCGAGCCCGCTCGGATACGACACCGAGAACATCTGCATGTGCGGCCGGTCGGTGATGCGTGGCGCCTCGATGTTAAACGGATAGGCCGACACGGAGTCCACGAGTTTCGCGCCGAGATTTGCCCCGACGTCCACGACCCGCTTGAACAGTTCGATCGACTGTTTGCGGGCCGTCGGATCGTCGCTCGAAACGCCCTTGGGGTTGTGGACGAACTGGGAAATCTCAAGCCCCTCCGAGGCCACGAGATCACGGAGCTCACGGATCTTCTGAGGGGTGTAGTACTCGAGAAACTCCTCGTTCCAGACGATCAGTTCCACGGCCTTGAAGCCGAGCTTGGCAATCCTGCGCACCTCGTCGTCGTACGGAGGATCCCAGCGAAACGGCCAGATCGATGCCCCGAACTTCATTGCGCCCTCCCTGGATTCCAGACTGGTGCCGCGGTAATGGTTCTTCTGCGGCGAACAGCGAGACTTCCGCCTTTCGAGAATCAGAAGTACGATAGAGATGACCGAAAGTCCTTGTGACGTGGAGTGAAGTCTGATGTGCCTCGGGACGCAGGTGGCGGAAATGCTCTTGTCACGAGCTATCCGTGTTTGCGCTGTTCCAGCTCTGGCCGCAGCGTATACGTCCAGGCTTCTGCTTCCAGGACGATCTCGCCGGTTTGGTTGGTGACCGCGAACTTGAGGTGACAGACGGGTTTGTCCGGCTTGAGGCCCACAACCTCTACCCGTGCGGTCACTGTGTCCCCGACGTACACCGGACGATGGAAGGCTAGTGTCTGGCTCATGAAGACCGAGCCCGGCCCCGGAAGGTCCATCGCGACGAGCGCGCTCAACAGACCCGCGGTGACGCCGCCCTGGGCGATGAGCCGGCCGAAGCGCGTGCGGGCGGCAAAGGCCTGATCAAAGTGAAGCGGGTTCTCGTCGCCGGTGAGCTCGGCGTACAGCCGCAGATCACCCGCCGTGATCGTCTTCGTGCGGGTCGCTGCCTGCCCGACTCGCAACCCAAGTGGTCCGATGACGTCCGAGGTCCCCATGTGGCCTCCGATCGCGCCGGGCGACACGCGTGAGGCCTGCGCACGGGGTCATTCGGTCTCGAGGCAGGGGTCCCTCCAACGGGAGTGCGGAAACTCGCGCGGTTAGCCGACTTCCACCATCAGCACGTGTTCCGGATTCAGATACCGCGTGCGGTCCTTGTACGTGACCTGGATCATCGCCGACGAAACGTCTTTCACCCGCGCGCCGTCCAGTACGGCGCCGTTCACGAGGTAGATATCGACGACTCGTCCTTTGATCTGGATAGCCTCCGCGAACGTCATAGTGCCACCTCCGTAAAGTTCACCCGTCAGGCAGGCGCGTCGGCGTCCCCGAGCGCCGCGGTGCCGTCACCACACGCCGAGGGCTGCGCTACACCGTGCGACCGTTGCTCGGCCTGCGCGTCTTCCGGCGCTCCAACACCTCGACGATACGCTGCGTGAGCTCGGCGCTCGGCCGCGCCCGGCCGTTGATCACCTGATTGAGATGTGAAACGCTGACGCCGATCTCCATCGCGAGCGAGGACTGACTCACCCCGCGCTCTTCGCACCACGATCGCAGTTCCTGGATGATCGGACTTGGCTCGAACGCACTCCGCTCGGATCCGTTCGGCCCGCTGCCCCCCACGTCCTACCCTCCCACACGCCGCTCGTGAGCCATCCCGGGCCGGTGATGGCACCGGTCCCGTATTGCTAGTACCCAGTTGCCGCGGGTCTCAGACACCACGCGGCGGCAGACGTCCCGCGCGCGCAGCTCCGCCGCAGCACCGTGTGGTGGGCGGGAGCCCCTGGCAATGGTCGGAGCGCAACGGACGCGAGGCATGCCGTCGGAGACGCCGCGGAGGATGCGGTCTCGGACCCGGCGAATGCAGTCTTGACAGGCGGCCCGCGGTACGAGTGGCCGAAGAGTTCTTAGA encodes:
- a CDS encoding sugar phosphate isomerase/epimerase family protein — encoded protein: MKFGASIWPFRWDPPYDDEVRRIAKLGFKAVELIVWNEEFLEYYTPQKIRELRDLVASEGLEISQFVHNPKGVSSDDPTARKQSIELFKRVVDVGANLGAKLVDSVSAYPFNIEAPRITDRPHMQMFSVSYPSGLDWKRNWEFYVDSVRQCANAVHAAGLRYSMEPHPYRYMANAASMLRLIEHVGSPILGMNLDPSHLFPVGEIPHAVIYQLRDRIYHCHFSDNDGTTNVHWRPGKGKIDWTAVLCALRDVGFDGTISIELEDVPGVARGQAAVPGVYRGNRTATDAFVNETLAAVHYLRGLAEAQGIKIEWAGGPGQAVYA
- a CDS encoding MaoC family dehydratase — encoded protein: MGTSDVIGPLGLRVGQAATRTKTITAGDLRLYAELTGDENPLHFDQAFAARTRFGRLIAQGGVTAGLLSALVAMDLPGPGSVFMSQTLAFHRPVYVGDTVTARVEVVGLKPDKPVCHLKFAVTNQTGEIVLEAEAWTYTLRPELEQRKHG
- a CDS encoding helix-turn-helix transcriptional regulator: MGGSGPNGSERSAFEPSPIIQELRSWCEERGVSQSSLAMEIGVSVSHLNQVINGRARPSAELTQRIVEVLERRKTRRPSNGRTV